A portion of the Sphingobacterium spiritivorum genome contains these proteins:
- a CDS encoding DUF1080 domain-containing protein, giving the protein MKKYPVLLSICCLSLSLPPAFSQTQFKPEDTEYYNPKPRIVTSENGIPTDAVILFNGKDLSQWQSENKPGSTATWSVENNVLTVKPSSGNIQTKEKFNDFQLHIEWRSPLTVKGKGQGRGNSGIFLQGLYEIQVLDNNDNPTYVNGQAGSIYKQRPPLVESRVDAGQWHSYDIIYTAPRFNNDGMLISKARVTVLQNGILVQNNTEIEGTTEYIGLPKLKAHGAGPIVLQDHGDLVSYRNIWIRNL; this is encoded by the coding sequence TCCTTACCGCCTGCATTTTCACAGACGCAATTCAAACCTGAAGACACAGAATACTATAATCCGAAACCAAGAATAGTTACTTCTGAAAACGGCATCCCCACAGATGCTGTAATCCTGTTCAATGGCAAAGACCTGAGTCAGTGGCAGTCTGAAAACAAACCAGGAAGCACAGCTACATGGTCTGTTGAGAACAATGTACTTACAGTAAAACCTTCATCCGGAAACATACAGACAAAAGAAAAGTTCAATGACTTCCAGCTGCATATAGAATGGCGTAGTCCGCTTACTGTTAAGGGTAAAGGTCAGGGAAGAGGAAATAGCGGAATTTTCTTACAGGGGCTGTACGAAATCCAGGTATTGGACAACAATGATAATCCGACATATGTCAACGGACAAGCCGGCAGTATTTATAAGCAACGTCCCCCCCTGGTAGAATCCCGTGTAGATGCAGGTCAGTGGCACAGCTATGATATTATATATACCGCACCCCGGTTTAATAACGACGGAATGCTGATCAGCAAAGCACGTGTAACTGTACTTCAAAATGGAATACTGGTCCAAAATAATACAGAAATTGAAGGAACGACAGAATATATAGGTCTTCCCAAACTCAAGGCACACGGAGCAGGACCTATCGTGCTGCAAGATCATGGTGATCTCGTGAGCTATCGTAATATATGGATACGCAACTTATAA